ATGGGTTTACTGCCATGACTGGAGCCGACTTCAACCCCTTTGAGCCTATTGGGGGTCGTCTCGTCAGCATGGACAAGGAAACCCTCTCTTGCCTGATACAGAGGTGCGATCGCTTTCATGTAGAGTCCACCTTATTCAAAAGGGAGTTAGTTGAAACGACCAGGGAAGAGGTTAACAGACTTCTCTCCCTCCATGAATGGGAGACCGTCCAAGATTGCCTGACTTTCTACTACTGGACAGTCCCTAGTTCTGGTAAAAACTCTCTCTTTACTCAGGAAGAAATAGGGGTAAATCGCTCTCATGGGAACCGCTATGAACTTTGAGAGCGCAACCCCATTTTTCTTTCCCGTAGAAGTCATTACAGACCCCAGGAGTATATCATGAGAATTCGTTTGAAACCCAACCCCCACGGGAGAAGGTTTAAGCCAAACCAAAGTAAGTGGCTCAATTCAGAGACTAAACCTGTCCGGTTACCAGAGGTTCTTATTCCTGAAATTCTGGAATATGCCCACCAACTGGACAAGGGAAATGTTAGTCAAGAATCCGATGAAAACATCAGGCAAGTCCGCTCTATTTTAGAAGGCTGCTTAGACAGCAAAAAGTACCCGGCAAATAGAGGAGGTGCAATTAAGAAAGAAATCAAGAAAGTCTTAGAACTTTTGCGATAGCCAAATACCTCCAAAATGAGGGTACACACGTCTTTTGTCCTTGTTGACTGAATCCTCAATCTGGGATTAGTATAGAAGCGAAAAAAAAGAACGGGCTAGATTTACACTCTAGTCCGTCACAAAATAAAAACATCCGATATTATGCACAAAAATCTTAAAGAGCGAAACCCCTCTCTTAACAGTTCTTCATATGGGGGTCATTCTCGTTCCCCCATTGTATCAGACAATGATTGGTTAGAGCAACAGTTAGATGAGTCTGGCATAAAGAATTCTCTATTGAGGAAGCAGTTCAAGGTCTGCTCTGAAGGCTTCACCATTGAGGGAGTAGGCATTGATGGTCAGCCCAATCCTGACTCTTGGCAGAAGCGCAACCGCTACCCAGAGAAGCATCTCAACAAAGAGGGTAAGCCCATCAAGTACATCACCCAGAAGAAGAAGCCAGGAGAGAAACATGGACGCTATGATGCCTTTCTGCCGGCTGGATATGTTGTCTGGTATAGCGAGCTAAAGTGGAAATGCTCTGATTTCCTGGAGTCCTTGCCAGAAGGGGACAGAGGGGATACCTTGCTCTCCCTAGGACAATTCCTCATCAAGCACCCATCATTCCCCATCGTTCCCACTGGGCAGAAGAATTAATGATGAGGGAGGTTTCCCAGCTCACCTATTGCGCTCTTGTGATGCCATCCCATCAAGTGGATGAAGTCATCAATGAATTAGGTGAATATGAGATTCCAGAGTTCCGGTCTAAACAGTGGGAACTGGAGACGGCGGAAAACAGCGTGGCTGACTTCTTGGATACTGAACTAATACCCATTGCTGGATGCAAGACAAGAACTAAAGACATTTATGACGAGTACAAAACCTTCTGTACGGAGACTCGACAGAAGCCTGTCGCTATGAACAAGTTCAGCTCTCGTCTACTGACGGCTTGCAGTTTCGTAGGTTGGGAAGTAGAGAGAGGATTAAACCGCAACGGCTCTTACATGGTTGGAGTAGACATAAGGGAGGAGGTCAGAGACATGAACCCCCCCCACCTCCAGTGAAGTGTTCAAACAAGCAGAGAAGGTTGACAATCGTTATCTACCTTCACAACTTTCACAGTCAGACGGGGTAAGAGATTCAGCCTTCACACCTACCTTCACTCAACCTTCACGGGAACCTTCACAGCCTTCACCGACGAAAAATGAATCTGGAATTCCTAGTCCATCCCCAGAGTGTGAAGGTAGTGTTAAAGCTGATGTGAAGGTTGATGTGAAAGCTGGAACCCAGTCAGGGCAAGGGTGTGAAAGTTGTGAAGGGACTTTCCCTAAAAAGTCTCCAGGAAGAGAGTCTTCACCGGAAAATGCCTCCAGTGGCTCTCCTCCAGAGCTTCGTGTGGGGATGAAAGTGAAGAGCAGAAGCCTTGAGATGGGACTATTTAATGAGGGTGTCTTAACCCTTCCTCCAGGAGAGGATGGAGAGTGGGGAGTCTTCTGGGAACACTTTGGTCGCAATAGCAGGGAACACCCAGACAATCTCATCCCAATTGTTGACTGACCTAGTTTGATAATTCATACCAGCAGGATTGGCTTCTCGTCACCCCTACTGAGATTTTGCCAGGGCTTTTCTGTGCCTAAAACAAGCTCAAGACAACACAAAGTGAATTTGGTATCCTTATAACGATTCCAGCACAAAAGCAATTAAGTGCAGAAGGTAGAGCAAAGTGGACTCCTCAAGACCTCCAACTCCTTAAGTTTGTTTTGTCACCCGTTAGGGGGTCAACTGATCCCTTTGCTTCTCTCACTCTGACATTCATTATCTTCTGGAGCAACGTCTTAGTCGGGTCAGAAAGGGTTAGGGTTGTTCGGCTACGGGCAATGGCTTCTTTACGAGCAGCTCCAGGGTGTAAGCCATCTCTCTGTGTATGTATAGTCAGTGTCACCCTTAATCACTCTGACATTCATTATATGCATGATTGGTGTCACTGCAACTTGGGGTGACATCCATAGTATATACTTTTCCGTCACCCCTTAGAGTTTTCTATGGATTCTATAGAAAACTCTAATTACTATCTAACCCATTTGACCTATTTCTTGCCCCTTACTTTTGGAGGTGTTATGGTGGTTTTAGGCAGATTTTAGGCAGGGTAGTGGGTTTTGGTCCCGCCATTCCTAGGCGAGAGTCATAGCATGTAATTTATGAAGTTAAACTGGGGTGCTAGGATTCGAACCTAGGAATGGCGGGACCAAAACCCGCTGCCTTACCGCTTGGCTACACCCCATTGGCTTTACCTTTGATATGATAACCTTAAGTGCTAGGGGTTTGTCAAGGGTTTGACTGAAAAATTCCCCCAAATTTACCCGAATTTCCCCTGTGGGAGTCCCTGAATCTGTACGTGATGAGGCAACCGTGTTGTTCACAACTCCACCATCTCCCCCTAAAATCCTCGCCGTTGATGACAGTGCGATCGTCCAAAAATCGATTCAAAATGCACTCCAAGATCAAGGCGTAGAGGTTTTAGTCGCTGATAATGCTGTAGATGCCTTAAATTTGATTTATAACGAATCCATCGCCGTTCTTTTACTTGATGTTTCTATGCCAGGGGTTGATGGTTTGGAACTTTGCCGCACCATTCGCAGTATCCCTGAGTTTCAATCTCTGCCGATTGTGATGGTGACGGCGCGGGATAGTCCGTTTGATAAAGTCCAAGGGCAACTTGCTGGAGCAACCCAGTATCTGACTAAGCCTTTTGATTCCCAAACCATACAAGGTATTGTCCAAGGTTTTATCGATAAAAGCAAACCAAGGTAAAGGACTAAATCCTTTACCTTTACAAGTCAACTCTGCTGGTAAAACGCTGCTAACTTTTAGTGGTTTGCGTTGCCAGCAGTTCTTTGAGTTTTTCCAGATCCGCAGCCCAACGAGGATCGGGTTGAATGGAACCCGTATCTTGGCTGGAGCTAGAGGTGTTTTTCTTGGATTTATTTTTCTTACGGTTTCCGCCACCGCTTGAGCTGGCAGTAGGAGCGCTAGAGGCTGCCCCACCTTCTGCGCTGCCCCCCTCTTTACCTTTGTTCCGAGGCTGGGCTTTCTCGATCTTAAGGGGACTTTCTTTGAGCAAATACCCATTAAATTGCTCAATAATTTGGTCGGCTTGCTCTTCATTTTTGACCGTGACAAACCCAAATCCGCGACACTTACCGGTCTTACGGTCTGTAATGACCTTAGTGGAAACTTTGGGTTCTGTTTCAGCAAAAACGGCTTCCAGCTCTTGCTTTTCCGTTTCTTTCGGTAAGTTACCAACGTATAACCGAACAGACATTGATAAGACCTCCCTATTTAGTCTGAGTTGACATAGATATGGCATGACCTAGCCTCCTGAAGACCGATCTGGCATTCAGTAGACTGAGGATGATGGGTAAACACAGTAAAATATTCACCTCGTTGGTAAACCTTTACTATTAAGATTGGGTTAGGCATCACGTTGCTCATTGAGTCTCATGGCAGGCTTTATCGATTCCGAAGACTCGGAAAAGGAAGAGCCAGGTTTTCCCTTTGGAGTCACTGTAAATTTTCCGGGTATTCCTATCGCTATCGAGCACATATTTATATTCTTTAGGTGGCTCTACCATGTTTACTTCATGCCATATTTAACCTATCACGTTTTGGCAGATGGAGCTACCCAAAACTCAATTATTTTACCCTTAAGTCCAGGATTTTGTCATCCCCTTGTTCAGAAAATTTCTTAATCCTATGGCTAACAGATAGTAAAAACCAGCCGGTTACGCGGCTGGTTAACTTGCTGTGTTGGGAGGAAGAACACATGATTCCAAAGCAGCCCACCCTGCACTTGCGTTGTCGATCGCCAGGTTGATTGACTGTTCTGGCTTGAGCCTTCTTGTTAAGAAATGTAACACACAAAT
This window of the Roseofilum reptotaenium CS-1145 genome carries:
- a CDS encoding response regulator produces the protein MFTTPPSPPKILAVDDSAIVQKSIQNALQDQGVEVLVADNAVDALNLIYNESIAVLLLDVSMPGVDGLELCRTIRSIPEFQSLPIVMVTARDSPFDKVQGQLAGATQYLTKPFDSQTIQGIVQGFIDKSKPR
- a CDS encoding RNA recognition motif domain-containing protein, producing the protein MSVRLYVGNLPKETEKQELEAVFAETEPKVSTKVITDRKTGKCRGFGFVTVKNEEQADQIIEQFNGYLLKESPLKIEKAQPRNKGKEGGSAEGGAASSAPTASSSGGGNRKKNKSKKNTSSSSQDTGSIQPDPRWAADLEKLKELLATQTTKS